The proteins below come from a single Triticum aestivum cultivar Chinese Spring chromosome 5D, IWGSC CS RefSeq v2.1, whole genome shotgun sequence genomic window:
- the LOC123123380 gene encoding uncharacterized protein — MCTTESGDVLCLTFWAARPPLLSYFTVHLPGLLPATPLDRLPRVLRTHGDVALLRIPVGPKGNDYFLYSASARFSMVMPLPTCPLTDGSIGLLRCPGQDRLFVAVLHKTLARGYYAVDLLEFDHGSWTWSTRLMHAESPQECDFGIPTKSFALPGSICWVDHVKGILICDLLDGDDEVHRFIRFPVLAPPKKKRIAGYDRDVAVGSDGCIRYMEVWAHPVPGSDNGVTYTLQDWGAAIERWLEPDKKWIISHELKASQIAVDDSHSGLLPRVEAAMESPILSRLHAGHPSLSLHDDDVVYIMAKVDHRDEQSWMLLT; from the coding sequence ATGTGCACCACCGAGAGCGGCGACGTCCTCTGCCTCACCTTCTGGGCCGCGCGCCCGCCGCTCCTCTCCTACTTCACCGTCCACCTCCCCGGCCTCCTCCCTGCCACCCCGCTCGACCGTCTGCCCCGCGTCCTCCGCACCCACGGCGATGTCGCCCTCCTCCGCATCCCCGTCGGCCCGAAAGGCAACGACTACTTTCTCTACAGCGCCAGCGCCCGCTTCAGCATGGTCATGCCCCTCCCCACCTGCCCGCTCACGGACGGTTCTATCGGCCTTCTGCGCTGCCCGGGCCAAGACAGGCTCTTTGTCGCCGTTCTCCACAAGACCTTGGCCCGGGGGTACTACGCCGTCGACCTGTTGGAGTTCGACCACGGGTCGTGGACCTGGAGCACTCGTCTGATGCATGCCGAGTCGCCTCAGGAATGTGACTTTGGCATCCCGACCAAGTCCTTCGCCCTCCCGGGCTCGATCTGCTGGGTCGACCATGTGAAAGGCATCCTTATCTGTGATCTGctagatggtgatgatgaagtccaTCGTTTCATACGGTTCCCTGTGCTGGCGCCGCCCAAGAAGAAGAGAATTGCAGGCTATGATCGGGATGTTGCTGTCGGCTCGGATGGCTGCATCAGATACATGGAGGTGTGGGCTCATCCCGTGCCTGGATCAGACAATGGCGTCACCTACACTCTGCAGGACTGGGGCGCCGCCATAGAAAGATGGCTGGAGCCCGATAAGAAGTGGATAATCAGCCATGAGCTCAAGGCATCACAGATTGCGGTGGACGACAGCCACTCTGGGTTGCTTCCTCGTGTCGAGGCTGCAATGGAGAGTCCAATCTTGAGTAGACTCCACGCAGGGCATCCTTCTCTCAGCTTGCATGACGATGATGTTGTTTACATCATGGCCAAGGTTGACCACAGGGACGAACAGTCGTGGATGCTCTTGACATGA